In the Hordeum vulgare subsp. vulgare chromosome 7H, MorexV3_pseudomolecules_assembly, whole genome shotgun sequence genome, one interval contains:
- the LOC123410803 gene encoding uncharacterized protein LOC123410803 translates to MAMTQEEELATKVTFYALAVAVLLAFVADRACADGWGCAVANVMSLIPGYLAILVPLLLPLAIMLFFFLRGAGSSSKAADAEDVEERPSGDDEFSLCLQFLLLLATLTGTICFALYKYGYPELFDLVGRVALFFIFVGEALVYVRAALSLWRTNPKPSNMVAAE, encoded by the exons ATGGCGATGACTCAAGAAGAAGAGCTGGCTACGAAGGTAACCTTCTACGCGCTCGCCGTGGCCGTTCTCCTCGCCTTTGTCGCGGACCGGGCCTGCGCCGACGGCTGGGGCTGTGCCGTGGCCAACGTCATGTCGCTGATACCTGGCTATCTAGCCATACTCGTCCCGCTTCTCTTGCCACTGGCGAtcatgctcttcttcttcctccgcggCGCCGGCAGCAGCAGCAAG GCTGCGGACGCAGAGGATGTGGAGGAGCGACCTTCCGGCGATGATGAGTTTTCCTTGTGTCTTCAGTTTCTTCTGCTTCtggcgacgttgacgggaaccatCTGTTTCGCTTTATACAAGTATGGATATCCAGAGTTGTTCGATCTTGTCGGCCGCGTGGCTCTCTTCTTCATTTTCGTGGGTGAAGCCCTCGTCTACGTCCGTGCTGCACTGTCGCTGTGGAGGACGAACCCCAAGCCCAGCAACATGGTGGCTGCAGAGTAA
- the LOC123409039 gene encoding receptor kinase-like protein Xa21 → MPRLATHNLFLRLVFTTIPLLILLPCVHSTDLDALLCLKSQLSDPSRALASWSNVSLTPCDWQGVRCSTLNASRVVSLDLESLNLTGQIFPCVTELDFLDRIHMPNNHLNGHISPDIGRLTRLTYLNLSMNSLDGAIPDAISSCSQLETISLERNSLEGEIPQALAECLLLREIVLSNNNLQGSIPSRFGLLPNLSVLLLTSNMLTGNIPEFLGTSGSLTSVNLRNNSLGGGIPPALFNSTTISYIDMSHNNLSGSIPPFLQTSAPLQYLSLTKNYLSGGIPSSIGNMSSLSSLLLAQNNFQGSIPESLGKISGLQVLNLKDNNFSGIVPLEIYTNTSLTYLSLSLNQLVGRIPTDIGFTLPNMTELILGGNQFDGPIPASLGNASNLKNLDLRQNSLTGVIPPLGHLSRLKILDVGTNMLKSGDWTFLSSLTNCTKLKMLCLDFNGLGGTMPTSFGDLSNSLEVLLLSDNQLTGEIPSEIGKLKGLTALVMQINSLSGRIPDTLGNLVNMSLLSLSHNKLSGEIPQSIGKLERLTELYLMENNLTGQIPPSLEGCKNLLLLNLSSNNLYGSIPSELFSISTLSKGLDLSYNRLNGNIPSQIGSLMNLNSLSISNNQLSGEIPSTLSQCLLLESLSLEANLLRGEIPKSLGTLRGINKMDLSQNNLSGEIPDFLESLTSLYFLNLSFNNFEGLVPKGGVFANSSAVFIQGNKKICASSPMEQVPLCTTLASRRKKTTHVVAIVVPLTTIVIISLACLAFILLKKKGIETEGHVTASFREHNRYSYMDLYKATDGFCSASFVGSGSFGMVYRGHSEFQDIAIKVFRLDQFGASKSFFAECDALRNIRHRNLIRVISLCSTTDPRGNEFKALILEYMEHGNLESWLYPKANKANPKASLGLGSRITIAMDIAAALDYLHNRCSPPLVHCDLKPRNVLLGEEMVACLSDFGLAKFLRANSSTGISKSSTIAGPRGSVGYIAPEYGMGCKISTEGDIYSYGIILLEMITGKHPTDDMFQDGMNLHNFVEAALSQEIGEILEPSLMTYDGEGGEILPVAETKWCVTRLAKLGLKCSDMSAKSRPTTEDVYAEIISIEENFTALHHRQNKSTSSL, encoded by the exons ATGCCTCGTCTAGCCACACACAACCTGTTCTTGCGGCTTGTTTTCACCACGATTCCTTTGCTAATCCTACTTCCCTGCGTGCACTCCACTGATCTGGATGCACTTCTCTGCCTCAAGTCCCAGCTCTCCGACCCCTCACGAGCACTAGCTTCTTGGAGCAACGTGTCTCTCACGCCCTGCGATTGGCAAGGAGTGAGATGCAGCACGCTTAACGCGTCTCGCGTTGTTTCGTTAGACCTCGAGTCACTAAACCTCACCGGCCAAATATTTCCCTGCGTCACGGAGCTTGATTTCCTAGACAGAATCCACATGCCAAATAACCATCTCAATGGCCACATCTCCCCCGACATCGGCCGGTTGACCCGGCTCACATACCTCAACCTTAGCATGAACTCCCTGGATGGTGCCATCCCTGATGCCATATCTTCTTGTTCCCAACTCGAGACCATAAGCCTGGAGAGGAACTCCCTTGAAGGTGAGATCCCGCAAGCTCTCGCTGAGTGTTTGCTTCTCCGGGAAATTGTTCTCAGCAACAACAATCTTCAGGGAAGCATCCCATCCAGGTTCGGTTTGCTTCCCAACCTTTCTGTGCTATTGCTCACCAGCAACATGCTCACTGGAAACATTCCAGAGTTTTTGGGGACTAGCGGTTCTCTCACGTCGGTGAATCTAAGAAATAACAGCCTCGGTGGAGGAATCCCTCCTGCCCTGTTCAATAGCACGACCATTTCCTACATAGATATGTCACATAATAACCTTTCAGGATCTATCCCACCTTTCCTTCAAACCTCTGCACCACTGCAATACCTTTCACTAACTAAAAACTACCTCTCTGGGGGTATTCCTTCTTCAATTGGAAACatgtcttccctgtcttcccttcTGCTTGCTCAAAACAACTTTCAGGGAAGCATTCCAGAGAGCTTAGGAAAGATTTCAGGTTTGCAAGTACTGAACTTAAAAGATAATAATTTTTCTGGCATTGTCCCTCTAGAAATTTACACAAACACTTCCCTTACTTATCTTAGCCTTAGTCTCAACCAACTTGTTGGGAGAATTCCCACGGACATTGGCTTCACTCTTCCAAACATGACAGAGCTGATACTAGGAGGAAACCAATTCGATGGCCCGATTCCCGCTTCATTGGGCAACGCCTCAAACCTCAAAAATTTAGACCTTCGTCAAAATTCACTCACTGGTGTTATTCCTCCATTGGGACACTTGAGCAGGTTGAAAATCTTAGATGTGGGGACAAACATGCTTAAATCTGGAGATTGGACTTTCTTGTCTTCTCTAACAAATTGTACTAAACTAAAGATGTTATGTTTGGATTTTAATGGCCTTGGGGGGACAATGCCTACCTCTTTTGGGGATCTTTCAAACAGCCTAGAGGTGCTTCTGCTATCTGACAACCAACTGACCGGTGAAATACCATCGGAGATAGGAAAACTCAAAGGCCTAACAGCTCTTGTGATGCAAATTAATTCACTCTCAGGACGCATTCCTGATACCCTTGGAAATCTTGTGAATATGTCACTGCTAAGCTTATCCCACAACAAACTTTCTGGAGAAATCCCACAGTCGATTGGGAAACTAGAGCGACTCACTGAACTTTATCTCATGGAAAATAATTTGACCGGTCAAATACCTCCTAGTTTAGAAGGTTGTAAAAATTTGTTGTTGCTGAACCTTTCTTCCAATAATTTATACGGAAGCATTCCATCAGAACTCTTTTCCATTTCAACACTTTCTAAAGGCTTGGATCTTTCCTATAACCGACTCAATGGGAACATACCTTCTCAGATAGGTAgtttgatgaatttgaattcacttaGTATATCCAACAACCAATTATCTGGTGAGATTCCTTCCACACTCAGCCAATGCCTTCTTTTGGAATCACTCTCTTTGGAGGCAAATTTGTTGCGAGGAGAAATTCCAAAGTCTCTTGGGACTTTAAGAGGAATCAATAAGATGGATCTATCTCAAAATAACTTGTccggtgaaattccagattttttgGAGTCATTAACCTCCCTATATTTTCTTAACTTATCCTTCAATAACTTTGAGGGACTAGTCCCGAAAGGCGGTGTTTTCGCCAATTCAAGTGCAGTGTTCATccaaggaaacaaaaaaatatgtGCAAGTTCTCCAATGGAACAAGTGCCACTTTGCACCACATTAGCTTCCAGAAGGAAGAAAACCACCCATGTTGTAGCTATTGTGGTTCCACTTACTACTATTGTTATAATCTCCCTGGCATGTCTTGCATTCATTCTTCTGAAAAAGAAAGGTATAGAAACAGAGGGACACGTCACCGCGTCGTTCAGGGAGCATAACAGATACTCATACATGGATTTATATAAAGCAACAGATGGTTTCTGTTCAGCTAGTTTTGTCGGTTCGGGAAGCTTTGGTATGGTATACAGAGGCCATTCAGAATTTCAAGACATTGCCATTAAGGTGTTCAGGCTTGACCAATTTGGAGCATCAAAGAGTTTCTTCGCTGAGTGTGATGCACTAAGAAACATTCGTCACCGGAATCTTATTAGGGTGATTAGTTTATGCTCAACCACTGATCCAAGAGGAAATGAATTCAAAGCACTTATTCTTGAGTACATGGAAcatggtaacctagaaagttggcTCTATCCAAAAGCTAACAAAGCCAACCCGAAAGCATCACTAGGTTTGGGCTCAAGGATAACAATAGCTATGGACATAGCTGCTGCATTAGATTATCTCCATAATCGATGCAGCCCTCCTTTGGTTCATTGTGATTTAAAACCACGCAATGTCCTTCTGGGTGAAGAAATGGTTGCATGTCTTAGTGACTTTGGACTCGCAAAATTTCTTCGTGCAAACTCTTCAACGGGGATTAGTAAGTCATCAACTATTGCTGGACCGAGAGGATCGGTTGGATATATCGCACCTG AATATGGCATGGGTTGCAAGATCTCAACAGAGGGTGATATCTATAGCTACGGAATTATTCTTTTAGAGATGATCACAGGAAAGCATCCAACAGATGATATGTTTCAGGACGGTATGAACCTTCATAACTTCGTGGAAGCAGCACTTTCACAGGAAATTGGTGAGATCTTAGAACCAAGTCTTATGACAtatgatggagaaggaggagaaattcTTCCAGTGGCTGAAACAAAATGGTGTGTCACTAGACTAGCTAAACTTGGTCTAAAGTGTTCTGATATGTCAGCAAAAAGTCGGCCGACAACAGAGGATGTTTATGCTGAAATCATCAGCATCGAAGAAAATTTTACAGCATTGCACCATAGACAAAATAAATCGACATCATCGTTGTAA